The genomic region CCAGACGATGTCACGGTTCTCATAGGAGATGCTGGCGATCAGGTTGCCGCGGTCGCCGTTGATGCCGATCAGTGCGCTGCCTTCTTCGGAGTCGCCGCCCGCGCGCTTCGGGAACGAGCGGCCGACAGTGATCTCGGCACCTTCGTAATCGGAGCGGGTGATGATGTTGACTACGCCGCCGATGGCGTCGGAGCCGTACACCGAGGACGCGCCATCGAGCAGGATTTCGATGCGCTCGACCGCGCTCATCGGGATGATGTTGAGGTCCTGGCCCTGACCGGCGGTCGGGGACACGGCGGCACGGCGGCCATCGACCAGTACCAGGGTGCGCTCCTCGCCCAGGCCGCGCAGGCTGATGCCGGCGAACGACTGCGCCGAGCTGCCCGACTGCGGACGGAACGAACCGAACGAGTTGAAGGATGTGCCGCGCAGATAATCGGCGACTGAAATGTCGCCGCTGGAGTCAAGTTCGGCACGGGTGATCACTGTCACCGGCAGCGAGCCTTCGATATCGGCGCGCTTGATGCGCGAGCCCGTGACCTGGATGCGGTCGAGGGTGGTGGCTTCTTCGGTTTGCTGGGCAACGGCAACGCCGGTACCTGCCACCGCGGTGGCACCCGCAACGAGCGCGAAGGTAATCGCGTCGCGGAGTTTGTTGGTCTTCAAGGTCATCTCTCTCTCCAAGTCAGTCTTGGTTTCCCATGGGAACCTGCCGATGGCGTCAAGGAAGGCGCCAAAATCAGCAAGGTCGGCCGATAGTAGCCCCCTTTTCGGAAAAATTAAAGTGTCGTTAACAAACGAAAAAAGCCGCCCTGTTCAGGGCGGCTTTTCTTATGCAATTCAGCAATTTACGGCGCTAAAAACGTTCGATTCATGTGAAGGCCGGGTCTACAGGTCCTGCTCGTAGCGGACGTAGGGGATGGTGCCTTCGTCCTTGGTGGCCGAATCCGGCGCGAACGGGTTCTTGCCGCGGGTGACTACGTTTTCAGCGCCGACGGTGAGCTGGCCGCTCCATGGGGTGCGCCAGGTCAGGCCCACGCCAAGGGCTTCCCATTGACCCGGCTGGTTCGGGGTGTCGACGACGCGACCGACGATGTTGGCGCCGAAATTGCCGACCTCCGCGCCGATGGTCAGGCTGGTGGTGTCCCAGCGGTCGCTGAAGCCGGCCGGCAGGTCGTCGGCCGGGATCAGGCGTGCGCGGGCCCAGGTACCGCCGATCGAGACGGTGGCCTCGCGGCCGATGTTCTTTTGCCCGTAGACGGTCAGGGTGTTCTCGTCGAAACGGCTGTTGCGCGAGTTGGGACTCATCCAGCCGGGCAGGGTATCGCGGCCTTCGCCTACCAGCAGGCCGATGCGACCGCTGCTGTTGCCGACGGATGCTCCGGCGGTGACTTCGCGACTGCCGCTGCTGCCGGCATCGCGTTCGAGCGAGGCTAGCAGGCAGTGGTTGGCGAGGTTGCCGATGGCATTGGCCAAGCCGGTTGCGCGGTTGCAGACCAGCCCCAGGGTATTGCCTGAGGATGCCGAGAAGGTCGTGTCGAGGGTGTTGTTGGCGCCGAAGCGCCAGCGGGTGCCGACGGCCGGAGAACTGGTTGCCCGCGAGCCGGTGGGCTCGAGCAGGAGGACGGCTTCGAGTTTGCCGCTGGCGTTGTTCCAGATCGGCAGGACAGTGGAGTCGGTTGCAGGAGGCGTGCGGCTGTCGCCCTGCGCACGAGCACCTGCCGCCACGCCAAGGGCGAGCAGCAGGGCAAGCGGCAATTGGAGCAGGTGCGTGCGCATCGTTTCGATTGGACCGGCAAGCGCCGGCCCGGTTCCCCTTCCTGAGGCCTTGAACTATAGGCTTTTAATGTTCATTTAACAATCACCGCCGGTCGGCTGTGGCGCCCTTCCGGGGCTTCCCCTGGCCCATCGGGCCATGTTCCGGAGCCTACTGCGGGCGCCCCGGGCCTTCCAGTTCGATTGCATGCTTTTTGAACAGTTCCCGGATCCGGTCACGGCCGAAGCGGTACTCTCGTCCACAAAACTCACAACGGACATGGGCTTCGCCATCGGCCGCGGCGGCCAGGGCCTCTTCCTCGCCAAGCGAGACCAGCATCGACGCAACCCGATCGCTGGAGCACGAACAGGCGAATCGCAAGGGCCGGTTTGCCAGCGTTTCGACCCCGTCTTCGTGGAACAGGCGGGTCAGCAGCACCTCGGCCGTCAACGTCAGCATTTCGTCTGTGACGAGGGTGTTGAAGAGGGCGCAGGCGCGGTTCCAGCCATCCTCGTCGCCTTCGTCGCCTGGGAGCTTCTGTAGCATCAGGCCGCAGGCGCGTTCTTTGTCGGCGACCAGGAACAGGCGGGTGGGCAACTGTTCCGATTGGTCAAAGTAGCCCTCGAAGGCCTCGCCAAGGGTGTCGGCGTCGAGTCCGACCATGCCCTGGTAGCGCATTGGCTCGCGGCGGCCGGTGGCCGGGTTCTCGATGGTGATTGCCAGCACCGCTCCGGGACCGATCCCGCGCAGGTCCTGTGGCGGCTCGGCATCATCGTCGAGCCGGGCGATGCCGCGCAGGGTGCCGGCCGCGGTGCATTCGGCGAACAGCGTGCGCAGCGCATGCTCTCCACGCAGCTGGATCGAGAGGCGGCCATCGACCTTGGTGTGGCCGGTGAACAGGGCGGCGGCAGTGCAGGCTTGTCCGAGCATTTCCGCAACGGCGGGCGGATAGTCGCCGTGGCTGCGGATCTGCCGCCAGGTGTCGTCGAGGCGCACGTGCACGCCGCGCACGCCGGCGCGGCCGATCAGGAAGCGGGTGAGGCGGTCGTGGCCGGTGTCGTCGGTGGGGGTGGTCATGCAGGTGTCTCACAGCGGCGGGCCCGATGCGGATAATGCCGGCATTGGGTCGCGGGTGGTTATTGGCTCGTTGAAATGAGGGTGGAATGGGCAGGTCACAAGGTCGGTCATCCAGTGCTGGACGGCGAGGGCGGTTGCGACGCGGGCTCCGTTGGCTGCTGGCGCTGCCGTTGCTGGCGATGCTGGCCAGCGTGCTGCAGGTGGCGGTGCTGCGCTTCGTCGATCCGCCGTTGTCGGCATTCATGGTCGCGCGCCAGTTCGAGGCCTGGCAGGCAGGCGATTGGCGGTTCCGCATTGCGTATGACTGGCGCGACCTGGAGGCGATCTCGCCGCAGTTGCCGCTGGCGGTGATCGCCTCGGAGGACCAGCGGTTCGCCGAGCATCGCGGTTTCGATCTGAAGGCGATCGAGAAGGCGATCGAGAGCAACGAGCGCGGCGGACGTGTGCGCGGCGGCAGCACGATCAGCCAGCAGACCGCCAAGAACCTGTTCCTGTGGAGTGGCCGCAGCTGGCTGCGCAAGGGCATCGAGGCCTGGTACACGCTGCTGATCGAGGTGATGTGGCCGAAGACGCGGATCATCGAGGTCTACCTCAACGTGGCCGAGTTCGGTGATGGGGTCTACGGCGCCCAGGCTGCGGCCCGGACCTATTACGGCATCGATGCGGACAGGCTCGGCCCGGCACAGGCGGCGCGGATGGCGGCGGTATTGCCGAGCCCGCGCCGCTACAGCATTGCCCAGCCGGGCCCGTACGTGCAGCGGCGTACCGTGGCGATCCAGCGGCAGATGCGGAGTCTGGGGGGTACGGCATACCTGGAGCGACTGGATTGAAATCGCCGTCGACCGGCTACCATGGCGCCATGAGCCCCGACCCGACCCGTGACACATTGACCGTGGTGGTGGCGGCCTTCAACGAGGCCGGCAGCTTGCCGCTGCTGCACCCGCGAGTGGCGACGGTACTGGATGCGCTTGCGGGCGACGGCATCGACGGCCGCGTGCTGTATGTCGACGACGGCAGTCGCGATGGCACCTGGGAGGTGTTGCAGGGGGTGGCGGCCGGCGACCGTCGGGTCGCGTTGCTGCGGTTGTCGCGTAATTTCGGCAAGGAGGCGGCGCTGACCGCCGGGCTCGATCGTGTCGATGGGGGCGCGGCGCTGATCCTCGATGCCGACGGCCAGGATCCGCCGGAGTTGATCCCGCAGTTCGTGGCGAAATGGCGCGAGGGCTTCGACGATGTCCACGGCACCCGCATCGAACGCGAGGGCGAGGGCTGGCTCAAGCGGGCGACCGCACACGCCTTCTACCGGGTGATCGGGCGCCTGTCGAAGACGCCGATCCCGCGCGACACCGGCGACTTCCGCCTGCTGTCGCCGCGCGCGCTGGCGGCGTTGCGGCAGTTGCGTGAGCGGCACCGGTTCATGAAGGGGCTGTTCGGCTGGGTCGGTTTCAACCGGGTGTCGATCCCCTACCATCGCGACGCACGCGTCGCCGGCCACAGCAAGTTCAATTTCTGGCGGCTGTGGAACTTCGCCCTGGAAGGCATCACCAGCTTCACGACCGCGCCACTGCGGTTGGCGACCTACCTCGGCCTGGCGACCGCGGCGGTGGCCTTCGCCTACGGCGTGATGATCATCGTCAAGGCCTTGTTCTGGGGCGACCGGGTCGCCGGCTGGCCGACGATGATGGCGGTGATCCTGTTCCTCGGCGGCGTGCAGCTGATCGCGCTGGGCCTGATCGGCGAGTATCTCGGTCGCCTGTATGAGGAGGCCAAGCAGCGGCCGCTGTACCTGGTCGATGTCTGGCAGCCGGCGGCGGACAGCGGGCGGGATGCTTCCATTGCGGCACCGGATCGGGACAGGCGGGTGGCCACGTTCCGCTCCGGCGCCGAGTAGCGACGTTTCCGTTCCTCGCGTTCACATGCGCCTGCCGGGCGCCGGGAGTATCCTCGGCGCAGGCACCGGCCTGGAGGAGGGCGCAATGCGTACCGTTCGACAGCTACTTGAGGCGAAGTCTCCCGATATCTACGTGGTTCGCCCCGATACGCATGTGATCGACGCGGTCCGGCTGATGGCGGAGAAAGGCATCGGCGCGGTGCTGGTCATGGACGGGCCGGTGCTGGTCGGGATCGTTTCCGAACGCGACTACGCGCGCAAGGTGGTGCTGCAGGGGCGTGCATCGTCGGGTACGCCGGTCAGCGCGATCATGACCGCGGAGGTGATCACGGTCGACCCCGACGACACTGCCGATCGCTGCATGCGCACCGTCACCGAGCGCCGCATACGCCACCTGCCGGTGGTCCGCGATGGCCAGGTGCTGGGGGTGGTGTCGATCGGCGACCTGGTCAAGGCGGTGATCGAGGACCAGCAACTGGAGCTGGACCAGCTGCAGCGATACATCGCCAGTTGAGTCGTCTTGAAAGATGCCGTTGCCCCCGCCTTCGCGGGGATGACGGCTCAGGAGGTCAACGCCCCGGCCCCAGCACCTGCGCGGTCACCGCGACGAAATGGCAGACACTGCCGGCGACCACGAACAGGTGCCAGACCGCGTGCGAGTAACGCAATGACGGGCGATGGTAGAACACCGTGCCGAACGTGTAGCAGATGCCGCCAGCGAGCAGCCAGCCCAGGGTCCAGCCGTCGAGCGCGACCAGCAGCGGCTTGATAGCGACGATCACCAGCCAGCCCATCGCGATGTAGATCGCGGTCGACAGCAGCTTGAAGCGGCCGGTGAACATCAGCTTGAACACCACCCCGGCCACCGCCAGGGTCCAGATCGCGATGAACAGTCCCCAGCCCCATGGGCCGCGCAGGCCGATCAGGGTGAACGGGGTATAGGTGCCGGCGATCAGCAGGTAGATCGCGCAGTGGTCGAATACCTTGAGCCGGGCCTTGGCGGTCGGATGCTGGATCGCGTGGTAGAGCGTCGAGGCGACGTAGAGCAGCAGCAGGCACAGGCCGAACACGATCGCCCCGGCCAGTTGCCAGCCGTTGCCGTAGACCGCGGTGAGGGCGATCAGCACCGAGCCGCCGGCGAGCGCGGCGACTGCGCCAAGGCCGTGGGTCAGGGCATTGGCCAGCTCTTCGTAGGCGTGCCCTTCGTAGGCGTGCTGCGAGGAAGGCCGGGCCTCGGGCCTGCCGGCAGCGGGGGCATGGGTGGGGGCGTCCATGCCTGCATCCTACCGTGCGCAAGCGAATGGTGAATGT from Lysobacter alkalisoli harbors:
- a CDS encoding XOO1806 family protein; this translates as MRTHLLQLPLALLLALGVAAGARAQGDSRTPPATDSTVLPIWNNASGKLEAVLLLEPTGSRATSSPAVGTRWRFGANNTLDTTFSASSGNTLGLVCNRATGLANAIGNLANHCLLASLERDAGSSGSREVTAGASVGNSSGRIGLLVGEGRDTLPGWMSPNSRNSRFDENTLTVYGQKNIGREATVSIGGTWARARLIPADDLPAGFSDRWDTTSLTIGAEVGNFGANIVGRVVDTPNQPGQWEALGVGLTWRTPWSGQLTVGAENVVTRGKNPFAPDSATKDEGTIPYVRYEQDL
- the hslO gene encoding Hsp33 family molecular chaperone HslO, translated to MTTPTDDTGHDRLTRFLIGRAGVRGVHVRLDDTWRQIRSHGDYPPAVAEMLGQACTAAALFTGHTKVDGRLSIQLRGEHALRTLFAECTAAGTLRGIARLDDDAEPPQDLRGIGPGAVLAITIENPATGRREPMRYQGMVGLDADTLGEAFEGYFDQSEQLPTRLFLVADKERACGLMLQKLPGDEGDEDGWNRACALFNTLVTDEMLTLTAEVLLTRLFHEDGVETLANRPLRFACSCSSDRVASMLVSLGEEEALAAAADGEAHVRCEFCGREYRFGRDRIRELFKKHAIELEGPGRPQ
- the mtgA gene encoding monofunctional biosynthetic peptidoglycan transglycosylase, whose amino-acid sequence is MGRSQGRSSSAGRRGRLRRGLRWLLALPLLAMLASVLQVAVLRFVDPPLSAFMVARQFEAWQAGDWRFRIAYDWRDLEAISPQLPLAVIASEDQRFAEHRGFDLKAIEKAIESNERGGRVRGGSTISQQTAKNLFLWSGRSWLRKGIEAWYTLLIEVMWPKTRIIEVYLNVAEFGDGVYGAQAAARTYYGIDADRLGPAQAARMAAVLPSPRRYSIAQPGPYVQRRTVAIQRQMRSLGGTAYLERLD
- a CDS encoding glycosyltransferase family 2 protein; this translates as MSPDPTRDTLTVVVAAFNEAGSLPLLHPRVATVLDALAGDGIDGRVLYVDDGSRDGTWEVLQGVAAGDRRVALLRLSRNFGKEAALTAGLDRVDGGAALILDADGQDPPELIPQFVAKWREGFDDVHGTRIEREGEGWLKRATAHAFYRVIGRLSKTPIPRDTGDFRLLSPRALAALRQLRERHRFMKGLFGWVGFNRVSIPYHRDARVAGHSKFNFWRLWNFALEGITSFTTAPLRLATYLGLATAAVAFAYGVMIIVKALFWGDRVAGWPTMMAVILFLGGVQLIALGLIGEYLGRLYEEAKQRPLYLVDVWQPAADSGRDASIAAPDRDRRVATFRSGAE
- a CDS encoding CBS domain-containing protein translates to MRTVRQLLEAKSPDIYVVRPDTHVIDAVRLMAEKGIGAVLVMDGPVLVGIVSERDYARKVVLQGRASSGTPVSAIMTAEVITVDPDDTADRCMRTVTERRIRHLPVVRDGQVLGVVSIGDLVKAVIEDQQLELDQLQRYIAS
- the trhA gene encoding PAQR family membrane homeostasis protein TrhA — translated: MDAPTHAPAAGRPEARPSSQHAYEGHAYEELANALTHGLGAVAALAGGSVLIALTAVYGNGWQLAGAIVFGLCLLLLYVASTLYHAIQHPTAKARLKVFDHCAIYLLIAGTYTPFTLIGLRGPWGWGLFIAIWTLAVAGVVFKLMFTGRFKLLSTAIYIAMGWLVIVAIKPLLVALDGWTLGWLLAGGICYTFGTVFYHRPSLRYSHAVWHLFVVAGSVCHFVAVTAQVLGPGR